The Sulfolobus islandicus Y.N.15.51 sequence CTTTGGACAATTTAATAAAAATAATGGAAGTAAATCCTAGATTATTACCTAAAAACTAACTTTAAGCGACTCTGGGACAAAAACTTTAGATACCTCTTATTTTGTATTATGAACACATGAATAAGAAGTTAACTCAGAAGGACTTCGACGACTTCAAGGAGTCAATAGAGGACTTGATCAAGCTGTACAAGGAAAGTAGGCTCAGTAAGATGGAGAACACTGAGGAGAGCGAAGAGGTTAGCTAGATTAAGGAGGTTCGGTCAAGAGTTAAGGCAGGACATAGATGAAGCAGGGAAGTTCGTGAAGATCAAGGAAGAACAAGGGAGGAAGAGCAAGTTAACCCCACAAGAGAAGGCGTACATACTGATAATCAAGGAATACCTAGGGTTATCCAACAGGGAAACCGCAGAACTGGCATCACTACTGAACCTAACGAAGGAGGAGATAAGCTACAAGACAGTAGAGAGACTATACTTCGACCCTGACGTCTTCGCCATTCTCTACAACCTGCTCTCAAAGACCGTTGGTGGCCTTAAGGTGGACGCGGTCATAGACGGGACAAGCTATTCCCTAGTAGTGACCAAGCATTACAGAAGTGAAAGGGAGAAGTCTAGGGAAGAGATGAAGGAAGGGAAGGACTTCGTGTACTCCTTCTTCATCTTTGACTTAGGCAGTAACTGGGGCTACCAGTTATAGTTGTGGTAGCAAAAGGTGAAAAATAATGACAAAAAGTAAAAATAACCCCGGAAGGAGTAATACCATAAGGGAGAGTAATACCATGAAGGTAATGGAAGAAATAAGAGAAAAGATAAGAAAGGCAATCAAAGAAGGAGTTAGCCTAAGGAAAATAGAGGAGATAATCTTGCAAGAGGCCATGATGGAAGAGAGGGAAGCCTACTTGGAAGTTGAGGACGACCACAAGAACGGGACCTACTTCAGATATCTGGGAACCGGAGACGGAGTATTAAGACTCAGAGTACCGAGAACCAGAAAGGGTGGCTTCAGACCCAAGATCCTTCCAGAGAAAGGACCAGCCCAGATTACGAGGACTTCCTCCAGCAGCCTATCAGGCATGACTCCAAGTCAAGGCCGTGTTAGCAGCCAAGGGAATACCGTATAGTGAGATCGTAATGGATCGGGTTGCCGAGAGAATATCCAACAAACTCAAGGAATACAAGAACCGCGAACTACCTCACGATCTCCTAGCCCTTTACATCCATGTGAAGATCGTAAAGGTCAGAATCAGCGAGTCGATCATGGAGAGAGCCATTTACATTGCCATAGGAGTTGACTTAGAAGGGAATAAGTTCGTCTTGGACTACGAAGTTAGGGATAGGGAGGACCTTGACGGTTGGAAGTCCTTCTTGAGCGGACTCGTAAGCAGGGGAGTCAGCAGGGTTGACGTAATCGTGAGCGATGACTTCTCTGGACTCGATCGCGTCGTGTCCACGCTCTTTCCCTCCTCTCAACACCAGCTCTGTATAACACACATGGTTAGGAACCTCATGAGGGTCCTCCCGGACAAGGAGGAACTAATGATTAGAGTTAGGGATCTAAAGTCCTCCAGGAAGGTGGAGGAGGGAAGGAAGGCTATATTGTCCCTTAGCCAACTTGTCCAACCCTTTTCTCTAGCCCGAGCCAAGAGGCTTCTTGACGCTGCTGACAAGTATTGTTCCTTTCTCAACTTCCCCAGGGAGATTAGACACTACCTCTACACTAATAACACGTCGGAGAGTTTCAACTCGACCCTGGCTAGGTTTGAGGAGGAGCTCGGAGGTTACTTTCCCTCTCTTCGCTCCTTGGAGGTCTACCTCTACGTTTCGATCCATGAAAGTAATTCGCGTTGGAAGTTCAGGCCCATGTCGGTGATAAGGCATTACTCATATCATCTCAAACAACTCCACGCTTCAAGGTTCCAGGTGAGTCTTGATGAAGACTTTTAACCTTCTGCTTACATATTTTCTTACACAACTATACTCAGTAGCCCCAGATTAAAAATCTTGAAACGCTATATAAATTTAGAACCCATTAGACTAATTTGTCCCAGACTCGGTTTAGATATGTTCTTTATTATACCCCTAGCTATTGGAGACCTAACCACACTAAGATAAACTACATTTTTCGGACTAATGTCATCAATATAACTTTCTTTTACCGTTATAAGAGGTAAATGTTCTTGTATCATAAAAGTTATTACGTAAACTAACTAATAAAATCTTGTCACATATTTCGCAGTAGAGAAATATCATATTTTAATCTGTATATAAAAATAATCTGGTTCAACCGCGTTAAATATCTTTATTATATTTCGTTTTAGGACAACTTTTTTTCCTACGAGTCGAATATTATTATTGTGATAAAATGACTCTTATTGAATTAGCTTTAAGGGGAAGGGGAGGGCAAGGGATAGTTACTGCTGGGGAACTTGTTACAAAGGCCATGGTTTTAGAGGATAAATACGCCCAATCCATACCCTTTTTCGGTGGGGAAAGGAGAGGAGCTCCAGTCGTATCATTTCTAAGGCTGTCAGATAAGCCGATACTTTTACATAGAGAAGTTTACAATCCAGACGGTGTTGCAATATTTGATACGTCACTCATTCAAATAATTAACGTTACAGAGGGACTCAAAGAAAACGGTTTCTTACTACTAAACACAAATACGCCTAATAGAATTTGGAAAAGTGAGTATATTGTTGACGCTACAAGTATTGCTAAAGAATTAGGGCTAGTCGTAGCTGGATGGGCTGTTGTTAATACCGCGATGATAGGAGCTTTAGTGAAAATCTTGGGGCAACCTTCCTTACACTCGTTGGAAGAGGCTGTAAAGGAAGAATTCCCGGGAAAGATAGGGGAACTCAATGCGGAAGCGGTTGAAATGGGATACAAGGGGGTGAAAAGTGTTGATTAAAGTCCCCATGGGAGTACCAGTAGCTAGGCCAAGGATAGGATCTGCGGGAAAAACTGGATTATGGAGAGTTGAGAAACCAGTAATTGATTACAATAAGTGTACTAAGTGTAGACTTTGCGTAATTTATTGCCCAGAAAATACTATTGATCTCCTAGAGAACCTCTATCCTCAAATTGATTATGATTATTGTAAAGGTTGTGGTGTTTGTGCACAAGTTTGCCCACCTAAGGCAATAGATATGGTTAGGGAGGTGAAGTGAATTATGCAAGTTTTAAAGAGGAAAACTTTAGCTTTAGTTGGTAATCACGCAGTTGCTTATGCTGTTAAGCAATCTAAACCTCAAGTTTTAGCGGTGTTCCCAATAACTCCTCAAACTACAATGCTAGAGAAAATTTCCGAATACATAGCTTCTGAGGAATTAAATGCTGAGTTAATAAAGGTGGAAAGTGAGCATTCTGCGTTGGCTTCAATTTATGGTGCTGCATTGGCTGGTGCTAGAGTTTTCACTGCAACGTCTTCTCAAGGACTACTATACATGACTGAGATGATATATTGGGCTGGAGGTCAAAGAGTCCCTATGGTTGCTGCAGTTGCAACTAGGGCAATTGCAGAGCCTTGGAGTATTTGGGATGATCATCAAGATTTCCTAAGTAAGAGAGATGCAATTTGGATTCAAATGATGGCAGAAAACGTTCAAGAGGCTTACGATATGACAATACAAGCGTTTAGAATTTCAGAAGATGAGAGAGTAATCTTACCAGTCATGATGGGATTTGATGGCTTCATATTAACTCACACAATGGAAAGGATTGAGGTATTAGAGGATGGTGAGGTTGACAACTTTTTACCGCCTAGACAATTTAACCTAATTGACTTCTCTGATCCTATTGGTGTTGGACCAATCGCAACTCCAGAGGATTACATCAAGTATAGGTATGAGGCTATGAAGGCCATGGAAAGAGCTAAAGGGGTTATTGAGGAAGTAATGAATGAATACGAGAGGATAAGTGGAAGGAAACAAAACGGTTTAGTTGAGTGTTATAAATGTGAAGATGCCAAATACGTTTTCGTTACCATGGGAGCGTGGAGTGGTGACTGTAAGGTTGCTGTGGATAGACTAAGGGATGCTGGGGTTGAGGCTGGATTGCTCAAAATCAGGGTATTTAGACCATTCCCAAAGGAGAAAATAGAGGAATACTTAAGGTCAATGAAAGGTGTAATAGTTCTCGATAGAGCTTATTCGTATGGTTCTGGGGGGATTTTAGCAAATGAGATAAAAGCTACACTTTATGGCTATAGAGTACCAGTTTACAGCGTAATAGCAGGTATTGGTGGAAAGGACGTTAGGCCACGTCACTTCCAAAAGGTGATTGAAGACCTAATCAACGATAATTTGGAAGAGGAGAGGTGGTTGTTGTGAGTAGTTTAGTTACACCTAAGAGGATACCCAAGTTCTATAGAGGTAATGCTGCTTGTCCGGGTTGCCCAATACCTAAAGAGTTAGATGTACTCCTAGAGGTTTTAGGAAATAAAACCGTTCTAGTCGTTCCAGCCTCATGTACCACAATAATAATGGGAGATACAAGTGGAATGCCTTCAACTGTCCCAGTGATACATAGTGCATTTGGTGCTCCCGCAGCTATAGCTTCCGGCATTGTTAGAGCTTTAAGGACTAGGGGAGATAAGGATGTAATAGTAACCGTATGGGCTGGTGATGGTTCTACTGGAGATATAGGATTTGCATCATTAAGCGGTGCTGCAGAGAGAAATGAGGATATCCTTTACGTATGTTATGATAACGAAGCGTATATGAATACTGGAATTCAACGTTCAAGCTTGACGCCAAAAGGCGCATGGACAACGACAACTCCAGAAGGTAAGAGGGAATATAAGAAACCCTTACCATTCATAATTGCAGAACATAAAGTACCATATGTAGCTACTGCTTCAATTGCTTACATATACGATTATGAAGCCAAGGTGAGGAAAGCTAAGCAAATTCGTGGATTTAGATATTTACACTTATTATCCCCATGTCCGCCCGGATGGCGTTTCGACTCTAAATTGACTATTGACACTGCGAAACTTGCAGTTGAGACTGGAGTTTGGCCACTCTTTGAAATAGAAAATGGTGAGTTTAGATTGACTAGTGTAAGTAAGACACTACTTGACAAGAAGAATAGGAAACCAGTAGCGGAGTATTTAAAATTGCAAGGAAGATTTAAACAGCTCACTGAAGAGGAAATAAAGGGTATACAAGAGGAAATCGATGAGATGTGGCAGGAAATTAAAAAACTAGTTAAGAAGTAAAATATTTTTTCTTTTTCTTTTAACACTAACTGAATCAATCTCATTCAATATTGGATCAACAATCTTATACTCGCCATCCACTTTTGAGACAAAGTTAAAATTAACTAGCGTAAACGTTCCCCAAAATATCTAAAAACTGCTTAGATGCAAAGGATAACTCTTGCACCTCATCGAATGCAATAACTATCTCATCTGAAGAGTTAGGAGTTTCTATTAAACTATTTACAACTCTTCTTCTACCTCCTCTAATTTCAATTCCCGCCGAAGTTACAAGGAAGTTAATGTTAACTTTAAACCTTACGAAATTCTCTCTTTGTTGATTTCTGAGACTAAAATCGATAGAAGTGAATTTAGACTCCTTATTCCTTGTAAATTAACGTAAATACCGGGTATTTTTCTCCTTTTCCCTATCTCATTTGTAACAAACTTTCATGAATGATGTTTTCCAATCTCTCTTTGACCACTAATTATTATCCAATTTTTAGAGAGAATTTATGAAATACAATATTTAACCTCATTCTCCCTTCCTATAAGCTCTTCTATAGTTTCCTTTAGATAAAGATCGAATATCAACTGTACCCACAACAGTAACTGGTGAGACTACAGTTAAATATCTTTAGTAGAAGAATAAAGCTTTGTTCATAAACCTCCAACTCTTACCTAAATGATTACTTCCTATGTTTTATTCGACTTACTCTTCCACTTAAATTATAGTCTAGAAGGATTTCCATATTATTAGTATTTCCAGTCATTTGAAGAAAATCCTCAGTCTTTCTAAATCGTTATGATAACTTAAACATTTAGAATTATTTACCTATAAATCCATTTGATTTTTCCCAACTCGAACGTAGAAAGTGCCATGACCATATATGATAAGGAGAATTGAGATTTTGAATATCTACTATACAAAAATGCTTAAATATTATGAGACGTTATTATAGAACATGATAACTTTAATCTTGGTGAGGCACGGAGACGCTGAACCGCAAGTTGATGGTAAAGACGATAAGGATAGAAGACTAGTGAAAAAGGGAGTAAAGCAAATGAGGAGAGTTTCGAATTTCTTGGAGGAATTGGGATTTAATGTAGATCGAATAATTTCCAGCCCATACTTAAGAGCATATCAATCTGCTGAAGTTATATTAGAAGAACTATACGATAATGATAGCGAGAAAAAAGTAGAGACTTTGGATGAC is a genomic window containing:
- a CDS encoding xanthine dehydrogenase family protein molybdopterin-binding subunit; amino-acid sequence: MIQEHLPLITVKESYIDDISPKNVVYLSVVRSPIARGIIKNISKPSLGQISLMGSKFI
- a CDS encoding 2-oxoacid:acceptor oxidoreductase family protein; amino-acid sequence: MTLIELALRGRGGQGIVTAGELVTKAMVLEDKYAQSIPFFGGERRGAPVVSFLRLSDKPILLHREVYNPDGVAIFDTSLIQIINVTEGLKENGFLLLNTNTPNRIWKSEYIVDATSIAKELGLVVAGWAVVNTAMIGALVKILGQPSLHSLEEAVKEEFPGKIGELNAEAVEMGYKGVKSVD
- a CDS encoding 4Fe-4S binding protein, which translates into the protein MIKVPMGVPVARPRIGSAGKTGLWRVEKPVIDYNKCTKCRLCVIYCPENTIDLLENLYPQIDYDYCKGCGVCAQVCPPKAIDMVREVK
- a CDS encoding transketolase C-terminal domain-containing protein, which encodes MQVLKRKTLALVGNHAVAYAVKQSKPQVLAVFPITPQTTMLEKISEYIASEELNAELIKVESEHSALASIYGAALAGARVFTATSSQGLLYMTEMIYWAGGQRVPMVAAVATRAIAEPWSIWDDHQDFLSKRDAIWIQMMAENVQEAYDMTIQAFRISEDERVILPVMMGFDGFILTHTMERIEVLEDGEVDNFLPPRQFNLIDFSDPIGVGPIATPEDYIKYRYEAMKAMERAKGVIEEVMNEYERISGRKQNGLVECYKCEDAKYVFVTMGAWSGDCKVAVDRLRDAGVEAGLLKIRVFRPFPKEKIEEYLRSMKGVIVLDRAYSYGSGGILANEIKATLYGYRVPVYSVIAGIGGKDVRPRHFQKVIEDLINDNLEEERWLL
- a CDS encoding 3-methyl-2-oxobutanoate dehydrogenase subunit beta, giving the protein MSSLVTPKRIPKFYRGNAACPGCPIPKELDVLLEVLGNKTVLVVPASCTTIIMGDTSGMPSTVPVIHSAFGAPAAIASGIVRALRTRGDKDVIVTVWAGDGSTGDIGFASLSGAAERNEDILYVCYDNEAYMNTGIQRSSLTPKGAWTTTTPEGKREYKKPLPFIIAEHKVPYVATASIAYIYDYEAKVRKAKQIRGFRYLHLLSPCPPGWRFDSKLTIDTAKLAVETGVWPLFEIENGEFRLTSVSKTLLDKKNRKPVAEYLKLQGRFKQLTEEEIKGIQEEIDEMWQEIKKLVKK
- the sixA gene encoding phosphohistidine phosphatase SixA; this encodes MITLILVRHGDAEPQVDGKDDKDRRLVKKGVKQMRRVSNFLEELGFNVDRIISSPYLRAYQSAEVILEELYDNDSEKKVETLDDLTPDKEPSLFLEKLKDFADNSTILVVGHEPYLSNFVKAISGGNVEIKKGGVVIVDYDLKEGRGVLKTLLSQKVLKLI